The DNA region GGGCATCCGATTGTAGACAAATATATGTATGAGTTGAATGCTACTGGTTTTATTCCTCATATTGGCCGTTTGCTGGTGGCAACCTATTTAATCTATGTTTTGAAATTACACTGGGCAAGTGGTGCAGCTTATTTTGAAGAGAAATTGGTTGATTATGCGCCGGCCAGTAATTGGGGTAATTGGGCCAATGTTGCAGGTATAGGTATCGATGCCAAATCTAAAAATACATTTGATCTGGATAAACAATTGAGAATTCTTGATACCGCCATTTCCGATAGCCCCTCCTTCGCCTGATCTGCGGCATTGTCTTTCATGTTTGCCCTGCTTTGATAAATGTTAAACAAAAGTTGTATTTTAAACAAAGTTGTTTAACATTTGTTGTTTGATTAATGTGAAGAAATATTCCATCAGTGATATAGAACGTCTTATAGGTGTAAAGGCCCATACCATCAGGGCCTGGGAGGTGAGGTATAACCTTGTGCCACCCAAGCGCACGGCAACTAATATCCGCTATTACGACGACGAAGACCTGAAAATGCTGCTTAATATTGTCGCATTAAATGAAAACGGGTATAAAATCAGCCGGATTGCGAAACTTAGCAAGGAACAGATCGCAGACCTGGTTAAACAGCTGAATACCGAGTGGGGAAATGAAACGGTACAGTTATTGAACCTTTCGAATGCTGCATTAAGGTACGATGAAAATGATTTTTCAAACATCCTGACCGGATGTATTGAAGAAATGGGCCTGATCAAGACAATGGATGTGGTTTTGTTCCCTTTTATGAAAAGGGTTGGGATGCTGTGGCAAAGTGGCACAATAGACCCTTCTCAAGAACATTTTGCTTCCAATCTCATCAGGGACCGGATTATTGTAGAGATCGATAAAATAGAAAAACCTGAAAAAAAGGACGCATTACGTTTTATCCTTTTCCTGCCGGAAGCTGAAATGCATGAAACAGGATTGCTTTTTGCACGTTACCTGTTAAAAAGGTGCGGGCATGAGACACTCTACCTGGGGTCTGAGATTCCTTATCTTGATATTCAGAAATTAATTAAATCTTACAAGCCAGATTATACATTTATTGTTTTGACCTCTTTAAATCTGGGTAAAGACATTAATAAAATTATCGGTAGGGTAATGGACCATGTAGATGTTCCGCTGCTTGTTGCAGGGAGCCTGATCTCTGAATTCGACATTCTTGTAAAGGATAAACTTATACCTTTAAAAAATGTTTGTGACATGGTCGATTTTCTTGAAGAATTATAAAGAAGTTTGCCTGTTTTTTAAGGTAAAATCCTAATTTTGCATCACTTATAGCATATTTACATATAATGGATAATTTATCTTATCTCAATGGCGCGAA from Pedobacter africanus includes:
- a CDS encoding MerR family transcriptional regulator, with protein sequence MKKYSISDIERLIGVKAHTIRAWEVRYNLVPPKRTATNIRYYDDEDLKMLLNIVALNENGYKISRIAKLSKEQIADLVKQLNTEWGNETVQLLNLSNAALRYDENDFSNILTGCIEEMGLIKTMDVVLFPFMKRVGMLWQSGTIDPSQEHFASNLIRDRIIVEIDKIEKPEKKDALRFILFLPEAEMHETGLLFARYLLKRCGHETLYLGSEIPYLDIQKLIKSYKPDYTFIVLTSLNLGKDINKIIGRVMDHVDVPLLVAGSLISEFDILVKDKLIPLKNVCDMVDFLEEL